The following proteins are encoded in a genomic region of Phycisphaera sp.:
- a CDS encoding phage portal protein: protein MSGLEAGRVSRTDPDFVPHSTGPNRLADESNIELIRARMRMLIDQNELVDGALETHLDNIVGQKGIHDEPDTGWRDLDDQIRDLTDYAYRRVDVERSRTLPEDQELFYRELFGGGESGVHQVMAREFKGYPVMPATELVEADRLDMNLEGKAGNNRVRQSIERDRYGRVVAYHVLRANPNDDPLFFSPATLNSPNVVRVPVDRFELVFFTRRVAQLRGLPRGVSAMRVLRLDENLTQDTMILAQIALAFGALIETPEGWGDDLFQQGTNEQAFAVDSSGNPVDRIEAGGLGFIPPGSKPHFSQPQHGGPNFDSTTGVLQRRASRSLRTSSASLTGDYSKTTFSSARAESLDIRKFYQRMHQVIWCHHTEPYRRRLIDWAVATGRIELKVRQRKAIERNPERLYKCRVIAPGWSYVNPAQESTANQTDVANGVRSRIQIIGEQGGNWRQVVDDEVKFHKYRQERYEEAGLEAPPMGASTAPTETKDDNDDGETPDGARRDTENKTSSLTVGTDAGANGHGGPFNGQVA from the coding sequence ATGTCCGGCCTCGAGGCCGGGCGTGTCTCGCGTACCGACCCCGACTTCGTACCGCACTCGACAGGGCCCAACCGCCTGGCAGACGAGTCGAACATCGAGCTGATCCGCGCCCGCATGCGGATGCTCATCGACCAGAATGAGCTGGTGGACGGCGCCCTCGAGACGCACCTGGACAACATCGTGGGCCAGAAGGGCATCCACGACGAGCCCGATACGGGCTGGCGCGACCTCGACGACCAGATCCGAGATCTCACCGACTACGCCTACCGCCGCGTCGACGTGGAACGCTCGAGGACGCTGCCCGAAGACCAGGAGCTGTTCTACCGCGAGCTCTTCGGCGGCGGCGAGTCCGGCGTCCACCAGGTCATGGCCCGGGAGTTCAAGGGCTACCCGGTCATGCCGGCGACCGAGCTGGTCGAGGCCGACCGCCTGGATATGAACCTCGAGGGCAAGGCGGGCAACAACCGTGTCCGCCAGTCGATCGAGCGGGATCGCTACGGCCGCGTGGTCGCGTACCACGTGTTGCGGGCCAACCCCAACGACGATCCGCTGTTCTTCTCGCCGGCCACGCTCAACAGCCCAAACGTGGTCCGCGTCCCGGTCGATCGCTTCGAGCTCGTGTTCTTCACCCGCCGGGTCGCCCAGCTCCGTGGGCTACCGCGGGGCGTGTCGGCGATGCGTGTGCTCCGCCTCGACGAGAACCTCACCCAGGACACCATGATCCTGGCCCAGATCGCCCTGGCGTTCGGTGCACTCATCGAGACGCCCGAGGGCTGGGGTGACGACCTCTTCCAGCAGGGAACCAACGAGCAGGCATTCGCGGTCGATTCCTCAGGCAATCCGGTAGACCGCATCGAGGCTGGTGGACTCGGGTTCATCCCGCCCGGCAGCAAGCCGCACTTCTCACAGCCACAGCACGGCGGCCCCAACTTCGACAGCACCACCGGCGTGCTGCAGCGCCGGGCCTCACGGAGCCTCCGTACCAGCTCGGCGTCGCTGACTGGCGACTACTCCAAGACCACCTTCAGCAGCGCCCGGGCCGAGAGCCTGGATATCCGGAAGTTCTACCAGCGGATGCACCAGGTCATCTGGTGCCACCACACCGAGCCCTACCGCCGTCGCCTCATCGATTGGGCGGTGGCCACCGGACGCATCGAGCTCAAGGTCAGGCAGCGCAAGGCGATCGAGCGGAACCCCGAGCGGCTGTACAAGTGCCGCGTCATCGCACCGGGTTGGTCGTACGTGAACCCCGCCCAGGAGTCGACGGCGAACCAGACCGACGTCGCCAACGGCGTCCGTTCCCGCATCCAGATCATCGGCGAGCAGGGCGGAAACTGGCGCCAGGTCGTCGACGACGAGGTCAAGTTCCACAAGTACCGCCAGGAGCGGTATGAGGAAGCCGGGCTTGAGGCGCCACCGATGGGTGCGAGCACAGCGCCCACCGAGACCAAGGACGACAACGACGACGGCGAGACCCCCGATGGTGCCCGCCGCGACACCGAGAATAAGACCAGCAGTCTGACCGTCGGCACGGACGCCGGCGCCAACGGGCATGGAGGCCCTTTCAATGGCCAAGTTGCGTGA
- a CDS encoding phage terminase large subunit family protein, producing MVAELDTSYLTREDAPILAAFRKAITPRVRRRPSEWAEANVRLSSQQGADRPGPYDCGYYPWLQAVHDVMYDHPQKKGVVIIKPSQKGITLAVFNIIACTAATEDVSILYLISRKEETQSQVAKRWDPLVKNIPELAERFEEAKADDQRQTMLERPYRGGQIDFSAAGSAAAVSSRTYGILMVDEWDQCVANFPSQFGGLFNFVLGRQPSRMVNTQLCAFSHPTLEGRGIHLLWRDFSDKGAWVFDCPHCRRVVVPKYALIHFREHSDRGKPVPESAELRCGRCGKPITDEQRSALVWPDDHREGGTGRVWTDMKPEQAALRDYTGLALHGLCDPYVSVVSLARAVENAPDERERQSAMNVRCGEGYAPKEAVVDASKVREAIAVTDRIVLPAPPEGVHFVTVGTDVQSPKDNPTLYSTASAWTATGHLLAVAMERIRGWTAYFDWLANLSFARSDGEVMGVKAVGIDDRYLTGQVLEACRRPIYSSATSRRIEMVALGFSPTRSAVNDDMPFRLRSEEKRRNPTQPELGLVWAYDLFRHSWVDRTMSRLSDSRITVVCRPPADLEEHLTANRLRPVATKHNMDREKLEWQRVDKDIDDWAMSVTYSEAVAAIRCRLDSIHDKLRPVSAGPGGRKIMAPTLGGARRGR from the coding sequence ATGGTCGCTGAGCTCGACACCAGCTACCTGACCCGTGAGGACGCTCCAATCCTGGCGGCGTTCCGAAAGGCGATCACACCGCGCGTGCGCCGGCGCCCGAGTGAATGGGCCGAAGCGAACGTCCGCCTGAGTTCCCAGCAGGGCGCCGACCGCCCCGGGCCGTACGACTGCGGCTACTACCCCTGGCTCCAGGCCGTGCACGACGTCATGTACGACCACCCCCAGAAAAAGGGGGTGGTGATCATAAAGCCCAGCCAGAAGGGCATCACGCTGGCGGTGTTCAACATCATCGCCTGCACCGCGGCCACCGAGGATGTCTCAATCCTCTACCTGATCAGCCGGAAAGAAGAGACCCAGAGCCAGGTCGCCAAGCGGTGGGATCCGCTCGTGAAGAACATCCCCGAGCTGGCCGAGCGGTTCGAGGAAGCCAAAGCCGACGACCAGCGGCAAACGATGCTCGAGCGGCCCTATCGGGGCGGACAGATCGACTTCTCGGCGGCCGGCTCGGCCGCAGCCGTCAGCTCACGCACGTACGGCATCCTGATGGTCGACGAGTGGGACCAGTGCGTGGCCAACTTCCCCAGCCAGTTCGGCGGCCTGTTCAACTTCGTTCTTGGCCGCCAGCCCAGCCGGATGGTGAACACCCAGCTCTGCGCCTTCAGCCACCCGACCCTCGAGGGCCGTGGCATCCACCTGCTCTGGCGAGACTTCAGCGACAAGGGCGCCTGGGTCTTCGATTGCCCGCACTGCCGGCGTGTCGTCGTACCGAAGTACGCCCTGATCCATTTCCGTGAGCACAGCGACCGAGGCAAGCCCGTGCCCGAGTCGGCCGAGCTGCGCTGCGGGCGCTGTGGCAAGCCGATTACCGACGAGCAACGCTCGGCGCTGGTGTGGCCAGACGATCACCGAGAAGGCGGAACAGGTCGCGTCTGGACCGACATGAAGCCGGAGCAGGCCGCGCTCCGGGATTACACCGGGCTGGCGCTGCACGGGCTGTGCGATCCCTACGTCTCTGTCGTGTCGCTTGCGCGGGCCGTCGAGAACGCCCCGGATGAGCGTGAGCGGCAATCGGCCATGAACGTCCGTTGTGGCGAGGGGTACGCGCCAAAAGAGGCCGTCGTGGACGCCAGCAAGGTGCGAGAAGCGATCGCGGTCACCGACCGGATCGTGCTCCCCGCCCCACCCGAAGGCGTGCACTTCGTGACGGTGGGGACCGACGTCCAGAGCCCCAAGGACAATCCGACGCTGTACTCGACCGCGTCAGCCTGGACCGCGACAGGGCATCTGCTCGCGGTGGCCATGGAGCGAATCCGAGGATGGACAGCGTACTTCGACTGGCTGGCCAATCTCAGCTTCGCACGGTCCGATGGCGAAGTCATGGGCGTCAAGGCCGTGGGCATTGATGACCGCTATCTGACGGGCCAGGTCCTGGAGGCCTGCCGAAGGCCAATCTATTCGTCCGCCACCAGCAGGCGCATCGAGATGGTGGCCCTCGGATTCAGCCCCACGCGCTCGGCGGTCAACGACGACATGCCCTTCCGGCTGCGTTCTGAAGAGAAGAGGCGCAACCCAACACAGCCCGAGCTGGGGCTCGTCTGGGCATACGACCTGTTCCGGCACTCATGGGTCGATCGCACCATGAGCCGGCTCAGCGACTCACGCATCACTGTCGTCTGCCGGCCGCCTGCGGACCTCGAGGAACACCTGACGGCCAACCGGCTACGCCCAGTGGCGACCAAGCACAACATGGATCGCGAGAAGCTGGAGTGGCAACGCGTCGACAAGGACATCGACGACTGGGCCATGTCGGTGACCTACTCGGAAGCCGTGGCGGCGATTCGTTGTCGGCTGGATTCGATACACGACAAGCTGCGCCCCGTCTCCGCCGGACCGGGCGGTCGGAAGATCATGGCGCCCACACTCGGAGGCGCACGCCGTGGCCGATAG
- a CDS encoding S49 family peptidase, which produces MAKLRDQKIFDAVFNTPWSIQDKVFTQIQTLVVAHALGNTIDQDEVRAIVGARDNSVQDLTIEARRGRSRDDSESGYTLHGSVARIPISGVLVEHSSLVNGMSQERGTGYDSIVAMIDEALGDDRVSSILMHINSPGGHAQVVKSVADRIFEARSTKPIETMYESLGASAAVYLGAQANRSHARPDSMVGSIGTYMAVADWSRFYQNAGVDVDVISSAPDKGAGVQGAPISDSAKQQYRDIVKTLADQFIGSVARGRGVSDSAIREQATGHVWMGEEAVRRGLVDEIRADVGSLIREMNDRHGSSKQTNSARATVATGDRTDAAQSAKELAMEGDKGKTAQTDAAGQGTAVADVDQEALKAAGKREEKARVTAITDRASRFMSTEGVQKLKDEAIDGDMTPQAFSDKLMDLLAEEQAPTGHDRGAQVSVGAEGAVRERDATSLILAVKASPVIESSLAGESQKAKRVASALGFDSPELASRAIREAESSGLRGMRLDQIAHRAVARAEGISIDDSMRKYSNAQQLLSAASHGTSDFPLLLDNTANKTLQARFEEEDSWFEKICRIRSANDYKLAKVNRISEAADFQKLPEGQVPEQVSFNERQEGIQVEPWGVGFSFTFQMMANDDLQAFSDWAEAVGMAGARVPNISLVKALEMGSGLGPTMSDGKTLFHADHNNIATAAALSFSSAWASIKLMAKQKGFGEDAAPLDLRPSLILTPIDLMDTAEDLFSQDKQEGSGKQQRNNTLKNRLRPVSTARLASSSRWWTFAEPNRVPTFEARFYQGQRRPVISRVPSPTNMAQRYEAIMYGFGLSAINHEGATTNAGT; this is translated from the coding sequence ATGGCCAAGTTGCGTGACCAGAAGATCTTCGATGCCGTGTTCAACACCCCCTGGTCTATCCAGGACAAGGTGTTTACCCAGATCCAGACGCTGGTCGTCGCCCACGCTCTGGGCAACACCATCGACCAGGATGAAGTCCGAGCCATCGTCGGAGCCCGTGACAACTCGGTGCAGGACCTCACCATCGAAGCTCGCCGTGGCCGCTCTCGTGACGACAGCGAGAGCGGGTACACCCTCCACGGCTCGGTGGCACGCATCCCGATCTCGGGCGTGCTGGTAGAGCACTCGAGCCTGGTCAACGGCATGAGCCAGGAGCGTGGCACCGGCTACGACTCGATCGTCGCCATGATCGATGAGGCTCTGGGTGACGATCGGGTCTCATCGATCCTGATGCACATCAACTCGCCCGGTGGCCATGCCCAGGTGGTCAAGTCTGTAGCCGACAGGATCTTCGAGGCTCGGTCGACCAAGCCGATCGAGACCATGTACGAATCGCTCGGAGCTTCGGCGGCCGTCTACCTGGGCGCCCAGGCCAATCGTTCCCACGCACGCCCCGACAGCATGGTCGGGTCGATCGGAACCTATATGGCGGTGGCCGACTGGAGCCGCTTCTACCAGAACGCCGGCGTGGATGTCGACGTCATCTCATCGGCACCCGACAAGGGTGCTGGCGTCCAGGGCGCCCCGATCAGCGATTCTGCCAAGCAGCAGTACCGCGACATCGTGAAGACGCTGGCGGATCAATTTATCGGGTCCGTTGCACGCGGGCGCGGCGTGAGCGACAGCGCAATCCGAGAGCAGGCCACGGGCCATGTCTGGATGGGCGAAGAGGCTGTCCGACGCGGCCTCGTGGATGAGATCCGAGCCGACGTCGGATCGCTCATCCGTGAGATGAACGACCGGCACGGATCGAGCAAGCAAACCAACAGCGCCCGGGCCACAGTGGCTACGGGCGATCGCACAGATGCGGCTCAGTCCGCAAAGGAGCTCGCCATGGAAGGCGACAAGGGCAAGACCGCCCAGACCGATGCGGCTGGGCAGGGTACCGCAGTAGCTGATGTTGACCAAGAGGCCTTGAAGGCCGCTGGCAAGCGTGAAGAGAAGGCGCGGGTCACCGCGATCACGGATCGGGCCTCAAGGTTCATGAGCACCGAGGGCGTGCAGAAGCTGAAGGACGAGGCCATCGACGGCGACATGACACCTCAGGCCTTCAGTGACAAGCTGATGGACCTGCTGGCCGAAGAGCAGGCCCCAACGGGGCATGACCGCGGCGCGCAGGTGTCTGTTGGAGCCGAGGGTGCCGTCCGTGAGCGTGATGCGACCTCGCTGATCCTGGCCGTCAAGGCCAGCCCAGTCATCGAGAGCTCGCTGGCAGGCGAGAGCCAGAAGGCCAAGCGTGTTGCATCGGCACTCGGGTTCGATTCCCCAGAGCTGGCATCGAGAGCCATTCGAGAAGCCGAATCCTCGGGGTTGCGCGGCATGCGCCTCGACCAGATCGCGCACCGTGCCGTGGCTCGGGCCGAGGGCATCAGCATCGATGATTCGATGCGGAAGTACTCCAACGCCCAGCAGCTCCTGTCCGCGGCCTCCCACGGCACGAGCGACTTCCCCCTGCTGCTCGACAATACGGCGAACAAGACTCTCCAGGCACGCTTCGAGGAAGAAGACTCCTGGTTCGAGAAGATCTGCCGTATCCGGAGCGCCAACGACTACAAGCTGGCCAAGGTGAATCGGATCTCCGAGGCCGCCGACTTCCAGAAGCTGCCCGAGGGCCAGGTCCCCGAGCAGGTGAGCTTCAACGAACGCCAGGAGGGCATCCAGGTCGAGCCCTGGGGTGTGGGCTTCTCGTTCACGTTCCAGATGATGGCCAACGACGACCTTCAGGCCTTCTCGGATTGGGCGGAGGCGGTCGGCATGGCCGGTGCCCGCGTTCCCAACATCAGCCTGGTCAAGGCCCTGGAGATGGGAAGCGGCCTTGGCCCCACGATGTCGGACGGCAAGACGCTGTTCCATGCCGACCACAACAACATCGCCACCGCCGCGGCGCTGAGCTTCTCGAGCGCGTGGGCGTCGATCAAGCTCATGGCCAAGCAGAAGGGCTTTGGTGAGGATGCCGCTCCGCTCGATCTTCGTCCCAGCCTGATCCTGACGCCCATCGACCTGATGGATACAGCGGAGGATCTCTTCTCGCAGGACAAGCAGGAGGGATCGGGTAAGCAGCAGCGTAACAACACGCTGAAGAACCGACTCCGCCCGGTTTCGACCGCGCGTCTGGCGAGTTCCAGCCGCTGGTGGACGTTCGCCGAGCCGAACCGTGTCCCGACCTTCGAGGCTCGGTTCTACCAGGGCCAGCGACGGCCGGTCATCTCGCGCGTTCCCAGCCCCACCAACATGGCGCAGCGGTACGAGGCCATCATGTACGGCTTCGGTCTCTCCGCCATCAACCACGAGGGTGCCACCACCAACGCTGGCACCTGA
- a CDS encoding C40 family peptidase: MVDVRTDLERYREIPFAEGGRDLEQDEGLDCWGLARMVCQEMTSVELPIDDSEAMARMGELTEVIDKGTPRAGDLVLMLRGTHVGACIGEYVVHISKSAGVQIMSVAAMARLRIIDKVLRPRRAK, encoded by the coding sequence ATGGTCGACGTGCGCACGGACCTGGAACGCTACCGAGAGATCCCGTTCGCCGAGGGCGGGCGCGACCTCGAGCAGGACGAGGGCCTGGACTGCTGGGGCCTGGCCCGCATGGTGTGCCAGGAGATGACCAGCGTCGAGCTGCCCATCGACGACTCCGAGGCCATGGCCCGGATGGGTGAGCTGACCGAGGTCATTGATAAAGGCACGCCGAGGGCAGGAGATCTCGTGCTCATGCTCCGAGGCACGCACGTTGGCGCCTGCATCGGCGAGTACGTCGTCCACATCTCGAAGTCGGCTGGCGTCCAGATCATGAGCGTTGCCGCCATGGCTCGGCTCCGGATCATCGACAAGGTGCTCCGGCCGCGGAGGGCGAAATGA
- a CDS encoding phage tail protein has product MSNIQTVTLHLYDNALTRSNQRTKRVKFCDVSDLREAVKLAISRRMGPETTRIAVIVDGKPVSINADWEVEDGGVVHAAPMPGGLAVAGTIALNIAIAAAATAASYALTKSQLKKLSSTDDTDSRRYGFNRLSFDARVGDPIPVVFGRRRFGPKIVSVVPDDSVEGDSKLRMLLLIGWGPNHAIGNQVADFEDVASSALEGIYLNDQPISNFTGVRAWGRMGSDSQNAIPGFDNPSALKDVGVGGVTLAPNTPFQVTTSGPVQAVVPRIRFPAGLYALNGTQIDARSVQYRVRWRVTAGPGAWSDWITYTVERAEQSEFTSAGRLDFLADPAAQLDVEVERLTAVVGATEGADEMVWDSIIEETYDSQRYAGLGLLALELTAGEEIAGVPRVSTDMNGLRVRVWDGVSDPTSPTFIIAATDNPAWHALELLTNTTWGLGATYGDSRIDMPSLFAWAQYCDEVVERPGGGTRQRFRHHYAMDRQQDGWDWLRQICRAGRCSPATVGGVVRFIVDKPQALAVETFGDGSIAVDDNGVAQWAYTREDATGGRNRPNRTVVQFENEQADGLPDAVAKPGYGELWLAYEPVRENQVRLDGVTDPDQAAAEAAYIMDKTRFLTRNVTFITVRPMVMLQPGERFDKAFNLTGWGTASGRLAADADGNRITLDRTVQLQSGTQYVVQVHHQDNSIEIRDVVSPAGVYARGESIELTSAFTTDAMADEEYQLGESGIHVKPFTCTAVRPVEFKEALAWEISGVEYDEDVYNEEVGDVTLPPYSTLDDKLRTPGPVLDLKAFERVINGISAIELAWRQKPEDQLITSSFRIFRRRVGTTAWVQVPDPKVSRRGSIIEIDDRDVAYDFAVVAVSYQGKFLRPDDPRVPKTGIAFGLGEAPPPPPDTVTATQDAGSTYDLTWDAVEGAIGYQVIYGGPQAGTTLPNEGAEDCYVLARTTDPELTGLVVPPSIDHRWWVRSVGPSGRLSWTATDETLNHANLPAGTSVRGTYTPDLSSDGTLTNLTWNGTTSRLELTDPDLDGVWESPEVVLGGGAALTTFMHRILTGNDTDDPTIAAYPELVPSIEADQWGVVDDDPDRIVGMLMPPYPDARIGYKVEIRTAVSTTFGAWTEWAPFTSFDASVGKYQVRVTIERQSAPYRPSLAAFHATIVS; this is encoded by the coding sequence ATGAGCAACATCCAGACCGTCACGCTGCACCTGTACGACAACGCCCTCACCCGGTCCAACCAGCGTACCAAGCGGGTGAAGTTCTGCGATGTCTCGGACCTCCGAGAAGCCGTCAAGCTGGCCATCAGCCGCCGCATGGGCCCTGAGACCACCCGGATCGCCGTCATCGTCGATGGCAAGCCCGTGTCCATCAATGCCGACTGGGAGGTCGAAGACGGGGGGGTGGTCCACGCCGCCCCGATGCCAGGCGGTCTGGCGGTCGCCGGCACGATCGCCCTCAACATCGCCATCGCCGCCGCGGCGACCGCTGCCAGCTACGCCCTCACGAAGAGCCAGCTCAAGAAGCTCTCGAGCACCGATGACACCGACAGCAGGCGATACGGCTTCAACCGCCTGAGCTTCGATGCCCGCGTTGGTGATCCCATCCCGGTCGTCTTCGGGCGCCGGCGCTTTGGCCCGAAGATCGTGTCCGTGGTGCCAGACGACAGCGTCGAGGGGGACAGCAAGCTCAGGATGCTGCTACTCATCGGCTGGGGTCCCAATCACGCGATCGGCAACCAGGTGGCCGACTTCGAAGACGTCGCCAGCAGCGCCCTCGAGGGCATCTACCTCAACGACCAACCCATCAGCAACTTCACCGGGGTCAGGGCGTGGGGCCGCATGGGCAGCGACAGCCAGAACGCCATCCCGGGATTCGACAACCCAAGCGCCCTCAAGGACGTCGGCGTGGGTGGTGTGACGCTGGCGCCCAATACGCCCTTCCAGGTGACCACCAGCGGCCCCGTGCAGGCCGTGGTGCCCCGAATCCGCTTCCCGGCAGGCCTCTACGCCCTCAACGGCACCCAGATCGACGCTCGGAGTGTCCAGTACCGGGTCCGCTGGCGCGTCACCGCCGGCCCGGGCGCCTGGAGCGACTGGATCACCTACACGGTAGAGCGGGCCGAACAGAGCGAGTTCACCAGTGCCGGGCGCCTCGACTTCCTGGCCGATCCGGCGGCCCAGCTCGATGTCGAGGTAGAGCGTCTCACGGCCGTGGTGGGCGCGACCGAGGGCGCGGACGAGATGGTGTGGGACAGCATCATCGAAGAGACGTACGACAGCCAGCGGTACGCCGGGCTGGGGCTGCTGGCCCTTGAGCTCACCGCCGGGGAAGAGATCGCGGGTGTTCCACGTGTCTCAACCGACATGAACGGCCTGCGCGTGCGCGTCTGGGATGGGGTGAGCGACCCAACCAGCCCCACATTCATCATCGCCGCAACCGACAACCCCGCCTGGCATGCCCTGGAGCTGCTCACCAACACCACCTGGGGCCTGGGCGCCACCTACGGCGATTCTCGGATCGACATGCCCAGCCTCTTCGCATGGGCCCAGTACTGCGATGAGGTCGTCGAGAGGCCCGGCGGTGGCACGCGCCAGCGGTTCCGGCACCACTATGCCATGGACCGACAGCAGGACGGCTGGGATTGGCTCCGCCAGATCTGCCGTGCAGGGCGCTGCTCGCCGGCGACGGTGGGTGGCGTGGTCCGGTTCATCGTCGACAAGCCCCAGGCGCTGGCGGTAGAGACGTTCGGAGATGGCTCGATCGCCGTCGACGATAACGGGGTCGCCCAGTGGGCCTACACGCGGGAGGACGCCACTGGAGGCCGAAACAGGCCCAACCGGACGGTGGTGCAGTTCGAGAACGAGCAGGCGGATGGATTGCCCGATGCGGTGGCCAAGCCCGGCTATGGGGAGCTCTGGCTGGCATACGAGCCAGTGCGTGAGAACCAGGTGCGCCTCGACGGCGTCACCGATCCCGATCAGGCCGCCGCAGAGGCCGCCTACATCATGGACAAGACTCGGTTCCTCACCAGGAATGTCACGTTTATCACGGTGCGCCCGATGGTGATGCTCCAGCCTGGCGAACGCTTCGATAAGGCGTTCAACCTCACCGGATGGGGTACCGCGAGCGGGCGCCTGGCCGCGGACGCCGATGGCAACCGGATCACGCTCGACAGGACCGTGCAGCTCCAATCTGGCACCCAGTACGTGGTACAGGTCCACCACCAGGACAACTCGATCGAGATCCGCGACGTGGTGAGCCCAGCCGGCGTGTACGCCCGGGGTGAGTCGATCGAGCTGACGAGCGCCTTCACCACCGACGCCATGGCCGACGAGGAATACCAGCTTGGTGAGAGCGGCATCCACGTCAAGCCGTTCACATGCACCGCTGTCCGGCCGGTCGAGTTCAAGGAGGCCCTGGCCTGGGAGATCTCCGGCGTCGAGTACGACGAGGACGTCTACAACGAGGAAGTGGGCGACGTCACGTTGCCCCCGTACTCCACCCTAGACGACAAGCTGCGCACGCCCGGGCCCGTGCTCGACCTCAAGGCCTTCGAGCGCGTGATCAACGGCATCAGCGCGATCGAGCTCGCCTGGAGGCAGAAACCCGAGGACCAGCTCATCACGTCCAGCTTCAGGATCTTCCGCAGGCGCGTGGGCACGACGGCTTGGGTGCAGGTGCCCGATCCCAAGGTCAGCCGCCGCGGATCGATCATCGAGATCGACGACCGAGACGTGGCGTACGACTTCGCCGTGGTGGCCGTGAGCTACCAGGGCAAGTTCCTCCGGCCGGACGATCCCAGGGTGCCAAAGACGGGCATCGCGTTTGGCCTGGGCGAAGCCCCGCCTCCACCACCCGACACCGTCACAGCGACCCAGGATGCGGGCTCGACGTACGACCTGACCTGGGACGCTGTCGAGGGCGCCATCGGCTACCAAGTGATCTATGGCGGCCCACAGGCGGGGACGACGCTGCCGAACGAAGGCGCCGAGGATTGCTACGTCCTGGCCCGCACGACAGACCCCGAATTGACGGGCCTGGTGGTGCCGCCCAGCATCGACCACCGCTGGTGGGTGCGAAGCGTTGGCCCCAGCGGGCGTTTGTCCTGGACGGCGACCGATGAGACGCTGAATCATGCCAACCTGCCCGCTGGAACGAGCGTGCGTGGCACGTACACGCCCGATCTCTCCAGCGATGGCACGCTCACAAACCTCACCTGGAACGGCACCACCTCACGCCTCGAGCTGACAGACCCCGATTTGGACGGCGTTTGGGAGAGCCCTGAGGTCGTCCTTGGTGGCGGGGCGGCTCTCACGACGTTCATGCACCGCATCCTGACGGGCAACGACACCGACGATCCGACCATCGCCGCCTATCCAGAGCTCGTCCCCAGCATCGAGGCCGACCAGTGGGGTGTGGTCGACGACGACCCAGACCGCATCGTGGGCATGCTCATGCCACCATATCCAGACGCCCGCATCGGCTACAAGGTGGAGATCCGGACGGCCGTCAGCACTACGTTTGGGGCATGGACCGAGTGGGCACCGTTCACGTCCTTCGATGCCTCGGTCGGCAAGTACCAGGTCCGCGTCACGATCGAACGCCAGAGCGCACCGTACAGGCCATCGCTCGCCGCGTTCCACGCCACAATCGTCAGCTAG
- a CDS encoding DUF2190 family protein, translating into MKNQKQITPEEHIITWTNTTGSAVTAGTPVLTPAGWGVAHGDIAAGAEGTLYRRGRFEFTKAAGTAVDQGDRLWWDDANDRVSFTPTGTPPLMTANKAAADADTVVSGDLNFVASPAGIRHTVDSTEAAANSNDGQVDIDTGLGVVPTAVTVTVRTASTNIVKSGYTVLPLTGNDAGKVRIGGVAAGTQIDENDIIELVVIP; encoded by the coding sequence ATGAAGAATCAGAAGCAAATCACGCCCGAAGAGCACATCATCACCTGGACCAACACAACTGGCAGCGCAGTCACGGCGGGCACGCCTGTCCTGACTCCTGCTGGCTGGGGTGTGGCCCACGGGGACATCGCGGCTGGTGCCGAGGGCACGCTTTACCGGCGCGGCCGTTTCGAGTTCACGAAGGCCGCTGGCACGGCTGTCGACCAGGGCGATCGTCTCTGGTGGGACGACGCCAACGACCGCGTGAGCTTCACGCCGACAGGCACGCCACCGCTTATGACCGCCAACAAGGCCGCGGCCGATGCCGACACCGTCGTGTCTGGCGATCTCAACTTTGTTGCCTCTCCCGCCGGAATCCGGCACACGGTCGACAGCACCGAAGCGGCTGCCAATAGCAACGACGGCCAGGTCGACATCGACACCGGTCTGGGCGTTGTGCCTACGGCCGTTACGGTCACTGTGCGCACGGCGAGCACCAACATCGTCAAGTCGGGGTACACGGTCCTCCCGCTGACTGGCAACGACGCCGGCAAGGTCCGCATCGGTGGTGTGGCCGCCGGAACCCAGATCGACGAGAACGACATCATCGAGCTCGTCGTCATCCCCTGA